Within Carassius gibelio isolate Cgi1373 ecotype wild population from Czech Republic chromosome A21, carGib1.2-hapl.c, whole genome shotgun sequence, the genomic segment aaagtagccaccttttgctctgattactgctttgcacactcttggcattctcttgatgagcttcaagaggtagtctatGGGATTAGATTCCCGCCAAATatattgcagtcacagatcgaaaaataacaaggataaataaaatatttaaaaaacgtgTAAAATAATAGCGCTCAAAACCgagaaacaaatgcaatttttttaagtaacaaacAGCGCAGTCATGGAttacacaaaactgaaacatgaattaaacattttccaaatcgcaaacaaaatcaggtttcctgctcatacgttattttttttatgtgcttgtGGTCTTTTCCCCTTTGCCCTTGTTTCCACGTTCTACGCTTGCGTTTCcaaaagttgcagtttgagtttcaagttctagattgacagctgcgcctctagccaatcagtccaagggggagttgacgtccctccaatgcgactcgtggctgctgtggcaggtgtgtgtgtgacgtaGAGGGTGACGGTCACACGGGAGTGGATTTTCAAATCTCTCCCGTCCCAAtcccacgaaaaaaaaaaaactggggggaaataaagaaaactctacgaatgagaaggtgtgtccaaacttttggtctatactgtatgtatatatatatatatatttatggctttctttcttctgcagtaCATAAAAGATGCTTTATAGGATGTTATGGTCTAGACAACATTGAACCCATACTGGCTTTTATTTTAtggacaaataataaaataaataaatgaataaataaccaaACACACATGCAGATTGTTGTACGTGTAAATGAGACAAGACAAAGATGATGTGAAAAGTGACTGCTTAAATGGTCTTGATGAGAGAGTGATTAGTAGCAGGTGTGGTAATGCAGGGGATCCAGCTGCTGAAGtccagctgcttgccaatcaattctgtaAAGtcccttaccattaatataaaagtgtattacataatttttagaagtcttaaacccatgtcaagaagcggcacaagtggcacaacgggataaggagggtggataaTTAGCGAGAGACAACCGGTTTGTCTACCCGTCACAACAGTGgggtagccacgggtgtgccagggtgtgcctgtgccacccacagtggcagctggcacacgtaaaaatagatgcagaattattttttatagtctcaataaaaaaatgtttactaaacttgggctattgttgtttacttagaaaatatatattttaaatcaaccctttcacgcttaagttacaaatattttaactgaccccttgtttccatggcgacgcgtcatgattgtcacgtgacacactgcagccactaacagatgtatcggtatcatagacagtaaaagaaatggacacagcgaccccactggaactcaattgagacaagcggtttttagcacttccgtttctgacgtgcagactcaaactaagcttgacgacgtcagcaacctgtctgacagatgtaaatcctctagtagctgtgcgtgcaaactgccatcattaatcttgcagagacggcgagcttgagcggggagttctctgtcgtgagtgagcaggagtaagtattctgattaattattttgtatagtattttaaaatgtaacgccagtacgccatattaagttaattgcctgcgagcttctcctcctgtctgtacggtaatgcgacagagagccgagtggttatgacgcaatcgttagcctatttttacaaaaactgtttatacggggccataatgtaacatagaaggtaatggagccctttatacgttgtcgtgtatctttagaactaaataatggacaaacggagtctttaaacgcctcagatgtaaagttattcgctgtcaaagtgacgccaaaatgaatgggaggtcaatgggaatgctaacgcaagtgaagttctgctacaagatggcggcacgcagcTGACTTCAACTTCtcgtcgacttccttgccgcctgatcAGTATTCGTTTTATTtcgtttttcatatttttattaaaatatatacacaaacttgaCTACCATGTCAACTAACTGATATTccgatttttcttttaaaaacctttataaattatcttgatctataacgagatgagcgctgcagttcagagtcctgtcagccgggtttaacgtacagcacttgaattccacagtttctcccgaaatacatgaaagtaagtggctgttgaactgggagaagaatagagtaaactttattgttctgctatgtctgtctgatatatgaataaaacacgtcggTAAATCGgatttgattagatagtttttgctggttccatagacatcagtgtgtattttacaaactagtaatgtattgttttactagtgattatgtatatttaaatgtatgaaatctaaaataaacattatgtggttgaaaacactgcatattaattgtgatatatgacaagcgctgagcgcgtctgtctctggctcagtgccagccaacgcgcgaaagctgtttgaatctggcagttctgtgacgtcAATGAActttctaaatcatactctcaggggcacagaaataagaacccaatatatggtgcaataatgataaaaatgttaaaatgtattttacattttaaattatttttgttaaaatatatctgccgacattctgactgccaaccaatcagcaaacagcagctgactgtgaccccagcagtctatgatataaacagataatttttgattgcacgttgctagctagcaatatgtcgcagtgctcctttctttttcttttttttttttttagcaaaaaacctaatgttacacctgatgaggatgtttctccctccccgggtccaacatcaacagacagtgttgccagattgtaaatgtccaagtatcgtaccagaagttctaAATTATCGTATttagaagaaaattattacatttaataattaactacattttgacacgacctgcaaattaccactaggagtatggttggatggaagcagtgcgacaaaaatatCCCATAATtgtgcacagtaatctgacaataaatgtggcacacccagattttcatatgcacacccagggtctcttttctggctacactactgcaTCACAAACATattgtgtgaacatattactgacaaTTTGATAATTGAATTAATAGTCTATATtgtactgataacttaaactatgttaaaataaatgttattggaataatttgaggaatgtttcatttgcatagtcCTTCTTTTGCGCTGtaatgcaccttcgcgtgaagtggaaaatcgattcctgagcaatcgatgccaactaattcagcacctttaCTCGGACAGCGCCCTTTGTAACAATgaacgtaagaggcagcgtgttaagaagcttcctaagggacacttcggggaacacacttaggaacataaacaactttgggaAGATATATCTTCCGAGTGTTATCGTGTAACCGGGCCCTGGACTGTTGCTCAGAGGTAAAAATCCCCTAAATTTGCCcactggcctctgaccatcatggccttctAACAATCCCTacatctgctgattggcttcatctctctgtctcctctccaccagtaaactggtttgtggtgggcgttctggcgcaatatggctgccgtcgcatcatacaggtggatgctgcacactggtggtggataaGGAGAtacccctgactatgtaaagcgctttgagtgcctagaaaagcgctatataaatgtaataaattattattattaattatttgggTGCTGTGACCtgtgctggtgttggtccattgtgttttgtcAAGTCCAAAGTCATTGCAGTCATCTACCAGGAGATCATGGAGCACCAtctgcttccatctgctgacaagctttatggagacgctgatttcattttgcagaaggactttagcacctgctcaATGTGCAAAAACCACTTCTAACTGGTTTGCTGACcctgatattactgtgcttgattggccagccaactcacctgacctgaacctcacagagaatcaatgtggtattgtgaagaggaagaagagtaacatctgacaaacaatacagaggagctgaagaccTCTATCAAAGACACCTGGTCTTCAGtaacgcctcagcagtgccacaggctgaatGCCTCCATGCCACACCTCACTGAAACAGgcattcaggcaaaaggagcccataattaaacctgctttggagatcttgaacatttctgttttgtagatCTTTTTTCGAccgatctttgagaaaatattcttgatttaaatatttttgagatactgatttttttatttactaagcTGTAAGCCATAACCATcagaatgcaaacaaaaaaacttgtgaaatatttcattttgtgcacaatgaatctagaatataagaaagttttcttttttgaattaaatgacaaaaaacaaagaACTTTTCCTTGATATTCAAATTtcttttagatgcacctgtatgcagGAGCCATAATATCTTTTATTTCTTTAACATATACCTAAGTTTCTGTTGTTTTTTAGTGTGTTGTCATCCTGCAGGCAATGGGAGAAAAATTTGTTATAAAGGCTATTATTCCAGTCCAGGAGGGCAAGATGGGAGAAGATGAACAGTGTGGGTTAGAGTCTTGAAAGAACATACTGCACTTAtctttcgtgttttttttttgtttattacaatttatttgctTTCATTAATAAACATCTTATTCGAGTCAAGTCGGAACAACAGTATCtcagcaaaacaaaacaagagttTCACCAGTACAGTCTTATTCTCCTCTTGAGATCTTATAAAATATTTacgtttttataaattatatttaattcacTTTGGGATTTAACATTTCAGAGGGATGGAAACTTATGGCTTATGATTCATCTCCTACCCAGTGTGTGAAAGTATAGGTCATACTTATAAACCGCACCTACTTTAGTGGATAACTTGCTGAAACaagaatatatatgtatgtgtgtgtgtgtgtgtgtgtgtatgaaaaggTCATAGAAACTAATGTTGGCCATGTTTTTCCTTCAACCTTCAATCATCCTGGAGGTAATACCTCTGAATCATTCAGCaaagtatgactttctttcttctgcagaacattgAAGATGCTTTAAAGAATGTTCGGGCCCAAACATGCAAAAACATGGAGccacttttttttcaaatatcttctttagtgttccacAAAGGATAAGTCAAACAGGATGAGCACCTGATGACAGTATGCTTATTGccaggtgaattatccctttaagaatgtTGGTCTGAAAAGACTTATACATTCTTTGTTATACCCTATTAAAATTGACCTTTTCAATAACTCCCATGTAAATTATGCATGCTGAAGTTTCTCTTGTATACAAGTTTCAGCTTGTATTTTCTCATAAAGACCCTCCCCTTTGATACGGTATAAAATGAGACTGAAGCAGATGTTATTTCATTCAGCTCCTGATCAAAGATGGATGTGCAAATCTCAGTTTTTCTTCTGTTCGTTCTCTTCACTGCAGGTACAAAGACAGATAGTGTTTGTAACGCTATTGAATACAAATGCAGATTATTGATGCCTTTGATGTTTTTTTACTAAAGGACACTCTTTCAGCTGTTATGAGTGTATGGGTCTGATGGGTTCTTGTTCGGATCAAAAGGTAAAAACATGTCCCAGTGGATTCTCCAAATGCATGAGTGTCACAACAACTGTACAGAGTGGTAAGTCCAATATAAAgggtttaaagtcattgttatTTTTGAGTGAtggagatttttattttatttttttttactggtggtacttaactgaaaatgtaatgtCTCATAGAATTGCTAATTTCCTCAAAGAATTTATCATTGTAATAATTACAGAACACTGTTTAGATTTCtgctgttttaatatttttctcaGATTGTTATGCAAACAATATCATTTGTTTtcaaatgaaatcaatatttgaaATAATCAAATGCTACAATGctacttttataaatatattttctgtcaaaGTAATGCTGAACTGGTCTTTTCTGAATCATTCTTGTTTTCAGGAGACATTAGTGCTAAAGTGAAGATTAAAGATTGTGTTCCTGAATGTGCAGCTGGTTCCATGAACATGGGCCTTGCAAAGACGTCTTTAGCATGCTGTAACTCAGACCAGTGTAACCTCCAAGACGCTCCAGGTATTGTGCTTTACTGACCATATGCAAATGAATATCTTTAAGACCAACAAAGGTCAACAGCTTCCAAAGGACATTAAATCAGGGAATACAATACAGGGTGTGTACAGCAGTGAATTGATTGAATGGAGCAGCTAACGGTGTTATTTCATTCGATTTTACATTTTGCACAGAAAATAAAGTAATACGTGCTCTTGTCCTGCAGATCCCTCTACTGTAGCCAATGGAAAGAAATGTTACTCTTGTGATGGAACAAGCTGCTTAAACCCATTGAGTTGTTCAGGGAGTGAAGACCGCTGCTTTACAGCAACAGGTGAGAATCTGGAAAAGATGATTTTGATTTTTATTGCTTTAATGATTGAGCGTTTGATAGATCACATTTACTCATTTTCAGCTTAGACTAACCTCTGTTTTCTGTTCTCTGTTCTCTTTCTCTTCAACAGGGAGTTCTGGTGGCCAGTCAGCAGTTGTAAAAGGCTGTGTTTCTAAATCTGTTTGTGATGCTTCTGCACCACTTGGTGATGTTCAGGGTGTCAAATGTTGTGAGGGGAACCTGTGTAACAGTGCTAATGGTGTCACTCAGAGCTTCCTGTTCCTCTGCTGTTCTCTGCTCTCCTTCATCCTTCTGCACTGAATCCAGAAGATCTACACATTCTACAATCAGACATACAGCACTGAATATCGAGCTTGTGTTTTCTCTGTGCAACACATCttttgtgtcctgatatgatttTTTTACTGACATTCTGATGtgacatttctttaaataaaatactacattACTTTGTTTCTGTGGTTATATTTAATGTTGCTTGTCATGCTGTCAAACAAGTCAGAAATACATATTACAGAAATACAAATGTTTTACATGATAATTATGTTCAGAAGAAACATgtataataatgatttaattagatTAGTTTTTCTTTAGCTGTAACAATATTTGGAATTTGGATTCCCATTATCAGGAATCATGTTCAATTATAGGTTATGAAAGCAAAAATTGAGATATTGATTAACTAGATGTTGTGTAACTATGAAAAGTCAGAAGTCGAATTGTAATACATTATGTGATTCACATTTTATAATTCGATTGGTCAAATAATGCTGTAAACAATAAATGGGACCTTCTCACGTGACtcattactataatattaatatatatatttataaaaataaaaaaaagtgatgtgacattcagccaagtatggtgacccatactcagaattcttgctctgcatttaacccatccaaagtgcacacacacacacacacacacacacactgtgaacacacacctggaacaGTGGGAAGCacctgggggttcggtgccttgctgaagggcacagtctaagtcgtgttattgccggCCGGATTATTGTAATTTGTCTATAAAGGTTCAAATTAACAACAGAGCCCAAACTATCACATTCAACtgctatttattatattatatttttcaaatataataatcaacactcaaaCTAAAATTCTACATGAACATTTCAATTGCTCATGAGGCAGGTTGGAGGAGGCATGAACTGGTCTCCCTAAACAAGAAAGTCTGAAAATGTCTGCCAAAATACTGAAAGTAATTCACAGTAATGAACTTGATGATtgaaacagaaattaattttaagaattcatgaaaaatgatttttttttttatttctatatatactgTGGagcatattttaaataacaaacaagCTGTTGACTGTGAAtgggcacaacaatacaactcTGCCttgggcacccatttggccagcagcggccctggaTTTAGAGATACTGAGGACGTAGATTGTGCTTCAGGAGACGTAGCTGTTCAGTCTTGTTAAGACATAATGTCTGACAAGCACAATAGTTCTGTTTTTGGCTCAAAGCACTTTCCCATGACCTTTCTTTCGATTGCAAAACAGCAATTTGACAGTCTTGAACATACACAATGTATGCACTTTTCCTGTAAAGTTCTTGCTTTACTTGCCTTCCTACACCCCAAACCATTTCTGCGAACCTTAATCTTAACCCTCTGGTTTTGTTATTTGGGGGCCACACTTGTGTTCTTCTTTTGTATCTTGAGAGAATTTATGTGATGATCgtgtaccagagagacacagggagagatagAGATCCAGTTGCAGATGTCTTTATTAAATGGGGTAATCCAAAACGTAATCCAAAACAACTCAAGGTCAAAACCAAATAAgcagtccaaacaaacaaacaaataaacaaataaacaaaaagaggGAACCGGAACTCGGAGGATGAGAAGGCAAGGATAATCATCTAAAGACGAGAATGCTGGCAacatgaagggtaaggactccatacaaacaaacaaaaaaaggtagGATATATATTTAGGGAGACTAAtacaataaagtgactgcacctggtgcgattaacaggagtgcaattactgtgatgacatgaCAGGGCTAGAGGaaatctagtgcctacggtgaagtacctaaggggaagtgagcccactagtggacaatcagggaaacagagactagacagcgtgacattaccccctcctccacggagcagctgccagatgctccacccgaacccaagggaaaaccaaagacacaaagagaccaggagggaggtggagcggcggaggaccagggggagggacggagggccagataaaatggtaaaacagagacaagaggaccaggtagaatggggaaacagagac encodes:
- the LOC127941671 gene encoding urokinase plasminogen activator surface receptor isoform X3 — its product is MDVQISVFLLFVLFTAGHSFSCYECMGLMGSCSDQKVKTCPSGFSKCMSVTTTVQSGDISAKVKIKDCVPECAAGSMNMGLAKTSLACCNSDQCNLQDAPDPSTVANGKKCYSCDGTSCLNPLSCSGSEDRCFTATGSSGGQSAVVKGCVSKSVCDASAPLGDVQGVKCCEGNLCNSANGVTQSFLFLCCSLLSFILLH
- the LOC127941671 gene encoding urokinase plasminogen activator surface receptor isoform X9; its protein translation is MDLQISVFLLFVLFTAGHSFSCYECMGLMGSCSDQKVKTCPSGFSKCMSVTTTVQSGDISAKVKIKDCVPECAAGSMNMGLAKTSLACCNSDQCNLQDAPDPSTVANGKKCYSCDGTSCLNPLSCSGSEDRCFTATGSSGGQSAVVKGCVSKSVCDASAPLGDVQGVKCCEGNLCNSANGVTQSFLFLCCSLLSFILLH